GTGAATCCTACTACTGGAGAAACTTGGTTTGAATATCAAGATAGGCCACTAACATTGCAGGAACAACAGGCGAAAAAGATTTTACAACTGGAAGAACAATTAAAAATAACTCAGGATGCACTTGACGCGCTATTACTCAAATAAGGAGGATATTCTAATGACTAGCAAACTCTATTCGTACTGCAAAATGAGATGGGAACATGGCGCTTGGGGAGAACCTGAATTGACGACAGCGGTTGCCAAGACCTACATCACGGAATCAGAAAAAACGGAGATCATGACACAACCACAAAAAAGCGCATAGAGCGCCTTTTCCAAAATGGAGAGGGCGTTTTTTCATGGGGAGCTGCATAGGCGGCTCCTTTTACTTTTGCCCCTAGGGGGTGAGGAGGATGGACAGATGAGGTTTATTCAAAGCCTAGATAACGTAGTAACTCCAGCAAACGGCATAGCTGCAACAATGGGAGCTTTTTTGGCACCAGCATTTCATTACTTCTATGGAACTGGTCGTACCGACATCCTGGTTGTTCTTCTTGTCATGAATGGCCTTGATTGGGTGACAGGGATTGCCGCAGCTAAAAAAGACCAAACGTATTCGTCCGAGTATGGGTTGTCTCGAATCCCACGGACGCTATTTCTGCTTGCACTGCCGGCAGTAGCAAACCTACTGGATAAGGTTATGGGAACGCCAGGCTTCTTGTTCTACGGCGTGACATTCGGACTGATTTACCACACCTGGACGAGCCTGACTGCAAACGCACATCGAGCAAACTGGCCGATGCCAAAATCTATTGAGAAGCTGGTTGGATCTGAAATCAAAGCCAAAGCAGAGCGAGCTGCACGAAAGGAGTACAAGTGATTATGATTCCATTGATGAAAGAGTATCGTGTCACCAGCCCTTACGGTCCAAGAAAGAGTCCTCTTAATGGAAAACAAGAATTCCACACAGGAATTGACCTTGTAAAGCCAGCATACGCGAATATTCAAGCTTTCGTTGCAGGG
This genomic stretch from Brevibacillus sp. DP1.3A harbors:
- a CDS encoding holin family protein, coding for MRFIQSLDNVVTPANGIAATMGAFLAPAFHYFYGTGRTDILVVLLVMNGLDWVTGIAAAKKDQTYSSEYGLSRIPRTLFLLALPAVANLLDKVMGTPGFLFYGVTFGLIYHTWTSLTANAHRANWPMPKSIEKLVGSEIKAKAERAARKEYK